From the Vibrio natriegens NBRC 15636 = ATCC 14048 = DSM 759 genome, the window ACGCTCGAACCGCTTGTGCATCGTCATTCAAGTCACCATTTGAACCAATACCTTTTAGCTCTGCACCTAACCCCTGACCAATCGAAAAGCCTGTTTTAGAAAAGCCATCATTCACACCGTAAAAACTGTCGGCATGGTAAGCAAACAGAGCATGAATACCACTTTCTGCACGCTTAGTTGGTGACGTGTTGCTAGATGTTCTATCTTCGTTGTCAGACGACACCATACCACTCAACATCACCTGGATATTGCCAATGCGGTTATTGGTAGTCGCAATGTAGTTCTCGATATCAGTACTTGAGCTGTCGATTTCACCGAAGTCACGACCATAAATAGAGAAGTTCGATTTCCACTCATCCGTGATCTGAACATCGTAAACACCTGCACCAGTACCGGCTAGAAATACGATATCTGAATCGAAAAAGTGAATATCAAAGTTATCACGGTCGAATCGCTTACCCGCCCAAACTGTTGCATTATCAAATGCGCCGCTGAAAGAAGGTAAGTTTTTCAGCTCTGCATACACCTGACGAACATTCAACTTACTGTCGTCAGCCGTCCAATCATTGCTGCTTTCAACACTGTCCGCCAACATGATATGGAATCGAGCACTCGAACCATCATCCATATAACGGTTGTGGATCAAGTTTGCTTCTAAGTAGTTATCATCCTCCAAGCCTAATCGACCAACCGGAGCACCTATCGCGCCAGCCGCAGTCATGTAAGGTCCTGTTCCCGTTGCACCGTTAAGATCATCATTGATCAAAATACCTGCACGCGCATACCCATGGAACTCGAATTGCGATGCTGTGTTGTCGGCTTTGTTCGCAACTTGCTCCGTTTGCTCTAATCTGGATTCCAACTCGCTAATTCGAGCTTCCAAGGCATCCATATCTTCATTTGCATAGGCAAATGTTGTAGGTAGCAGAGCGGTTGCGATACTTAGTGCCAATACATTCGCTTTCATTATTTATTTCTCCAACATTAAATTGATTATTTCGAGACTTGGCAAACGTTCCCGACAAAATCGATTAAATGTGGAATTAAACCCAATAATAAAGACTAATATCCTGTTATCCGTTAGCCTAATTATTAGTCAACGCCATAAATAACTCGTAAATCACTATATAAAACAAATCGGGAACGATCCCGATAATTGATAGAAAACATTAACGCCATCACGATTTATTGAGTAAGCACTTGGTACTGATCACAGATTTGGCCACTGCGAGGTTCTGTTTATCTATGTCTGTCCAGCTCTGTTCGAACCAGCATGTTTACAACAACTTTCAAGTTTATGATCTCGATTAAAAAGCAATCAGTCCCAGCATGAAATAAGTCACATAAAAATCAAGGCTTTTGAGTCATGCTATATAAAGCCAAGTGAATTGTTTTTGTATGAATGGGCTGACTTCTGCCAACAAGATACTTTAAAAATGGTCAGCAACTTCTAATATCGTAATAACCTCTTAATCTGCTTCCCTCAGTAAGGCGGTTGTATGCATAAAGTCATCCGGAAAATGACATGGAAGACGAATAGGCGGTAAACCCGCCCTACTCCAATGCAGTTCGTGACCTAATAACAGGTTTATCTGGAAACTGTGGTTTCCGCACGTCAGCAAGGAGGCTTTATGCCTATCAATTACATCCGCAACATCGCTTTTGTTGGTCAGACAGGAACCGGCAAAACGACCCTCGTCGAAAAGCTGCTCTTCACCTGTGACGCGACGCATCACTTAGGAAGCGTAGAAAAAGGCGATACCGTTACCGACTTCGACCCCCAATCTATTCAATATCAACATAGTATCGAAGCAACTCCTGTCGCGTTACGCTGGAATAATCATCGCCTGAATATTATCGACACTCCGGGACAGAGTGAATTACTCGGCAGAACGCTCAGTGTTTTTCCGGCCGTTGAAACCTCTGCACTTATTGTCGACCCACAAACACCACTCAACCAAACCTCTGATCGCTTATTTACCTTTGCTCAAGAGCAACAGAAGTGTCAGATGATCATCATTAACAAGCTCGATAACCAAGGTAACCAGCTACAAATATTGATGGATAATATCGTTGAGCATTTTGGCGATAAATGTTTACCGATAAACCTGCCTTCTGCCGATGGCCAGTCCGTTATCGATTGTTACTTTGAGCCTGAACTGGAGCGAGAAACCCAGTTGGCTAAAGTGACAGAAGCGCATGAAACCTTAATTG encodes:
- a CDS encoding carbohydrate porin, with the protein product MKANVLALSIATALLPTTFAYANEDMDALEARISELESRLEQTEQVANKADNTASQFEFHGYARAGILINDDLNGATGTGPYMTAAGAIGAPVGRLGLEDDNYLEANLIHNRYMDDGSSARFHIMLADSVESSNDWTADDSKLNVRQVYAELKNLPSFSGAFDNATVWAGKRFDRDNFDIHFFDSDIVFLAGTGAGVYDVQITDEWKSNFSIYGRDFGEIDSSSTDIENYIATTNNRIGNIQVMLSGMVSSDNEDRTSSNTSPTKRAESGIHALFAYHADSFYGVNDGFSKTGFSIGQGLGAELKGIGSNGDLNDDAQAVRAFSYGVTRFADNWRMAPALMAEYSQDRVKTNDEFMWASLNVRLAQELTENFEMVYEGTYQYMDLDNSVVQASGGFYKATVAPTLKLATAAGFFDRPELRFAVSYVDWSDDLNNYSVSVDDSASTMGRGGETIFALQMETWF